The following nucleotide sequence is from Malania oleifera isolate guangnan ecotype guangnan chromosome 4, ASM2987363v1, whole genome shotgun sequence.
AGATTTTCTAAGGTAGTCCCTTGAAAATGGACCTGAAGTTTTAGGGGTCCCTTGAAAATCAAAAGTCCAAAACCTTAGCAAGGCATCAACCTAATTCAGATCATGTAAAATTGGAATTCTATGTGTGTTTGAACCAGGCATTTTGCACACCATGCATGAAAGAGGCTATAGTGTTTCAAGGGCTGATATATCAGAACACGGAGCATTGGGAGAGAAAGGAGACTCAGCCGGTGATGTTTTGGTTCATGGTGACAGCATTGGAGGATGACTGCCCAGAATCTGTGAGGTTGAGCAAAATCGGTTAACGGAAGCTTGGGTTAAGTAGCTAGGTGGGGAAGCAAAATTAGTCCACGTGATGGAGCAAAAAGGATGTTGAGGACCCTAGAAGAGATGGGAAATCAGTGAGAGAGAGTGTGTACTGAGTCTGCTGACTTGCAGCAAAGGGTGTTAAAGACCATGTCATGGATGCAGATAACTCTGGGAGAGAAGAAAGCAAACCAAATGGAGATGCAGTCACAAAGAGGGAATGaggaagaaagagaaaagataaatGGTGCTTGGATAGAATTTCGTCGCCAATTCAACTAGTTTGCTGAGAATATGTACTTTTCAGAACAAATAAAATGTGAAAAACCTAAGATTGTCAATAAAATATCACTTATCAAAATGAAATAATTCTAAGAAGAGTATGAAagatgttagattaccactttatcttAAAGTTTAGGCCATTAGATTGTGGGTcaataatatatatcaaattttaacactcccccgcacgttCAGCCGGATAGCATGAGGAGAAATATATAAATAACAAATAACAAATAACGCTGATGCAAAGAATGCAATAATTTCTAAACACTGTACAACaaatgcgggcaacaagactaaaaCCCAGTCTCCTGATAACCAACTTTGACATCATGTTAGATTACCGCTTTACCTAAAAAGCTTAAACTAtttggttgtgggccaacaaagtatatcaaactttaatacTCCCCTGCACGGGCAGCCAAATAGCATGAGAAGAAATAAACAATCAAAAAATAACATGATGCAGGGAATGCAATAATTTCTAAACACCATACAACAAAAACAGGCAACAatactagaacccaagacctcttgATAATCAACTTTGACACCGTGTTAGATTACCGCTTTACCTAAAAAGTTCAAACTATTTGGTTGtaagccaacaatgtatatcaagttttaacactctcCGGCAGGGCAGTCGGATAGCACAAGgagaaataaacaaaaaaaaaaaagggacatgCTTTGTGTTTAAGTAATACCTTAAGTGACTTTTAATTAGCCTAAATAATTTTTCATAatgtgaaaaaataaaaagaccCCAATTACCCAAATTATAACATTCAAAATGTGAATTGACAaatgtaattttaaaaaaaataaataaataactagaAGGTTAAGTTGATGACTAGAGCATATCAAGTTTTGCACTCAGGAAGAAGTTAGGCCTTGTTTGGGAAGTAGGTAGGATTGGCTTCCTTAACCCTATATAGAAATTGACATCAATCATATACCTATCCAATTTCCAACACTAATTTGGGGGGTCAGGAAATAATTTTGATTTAGAAGTTAACTTCAAGGTCTTATGGACAGTGATGATTTACCATTGACCAAACTTATATTTTTGGATAACCTTCATAGCCAAACAAAGTCTCCTGCCATCAATTCTTATAGTGTTGACTTTAGTTAGAACCTTCATTTAGAactttgcatataataataagaaattaagtatacatattttattttatttccatatttggacagactttaaatttaaatttttattaaatttaaataaaataaaatataaattatattaaaatttttctcAAGTTCAAATCCAAGGTTCGAAATTCGTACTTCcaaatacaacatatatattttttatgtgtaGTCTCAAGAGTTTGCTCCTTTCTTACATGAAATTTTGCAGTAAGGTTTAACTATAGCTAGCGCATCtgcataattaatattttaatatatatatatatatatatatatatatataaataacccATAAGAGATCAAAATTTACCAAAATATATATCTGATAATGGATGGAAGATGTCTCAAAATATATCCAAATATTTAAAGAGTCTAAGATAAGTTGCAACTTCCAAAAAACAAAAGAGAGACTAAAGGATGGTTTGGTATCACGgtcaaaattataaaaatgaaaagaaaaagtcaaaaacaaaaattaaaaagcaaaaaccaacaacctatttggttaacattataaaattaatacaaattaaacacttaattaaaaaatgctcattttcatctttaaatcaaataatattatagaagtataactaaaataataaaattacaaataatatacatttaaaaaatactataataatacaacaaaaccaagccttaaatccCAATTGGtggatcggctatatgaatcattttctgccaatttatgcaattatggaccatttttttttatagatttagAGATACTACCTTacaaaaaatactataataataaaaataaaatttattataattattttacttaattgttatactttcaaattttactttacaataaaatttaattggacatgacaattgaaaataagtaaaacatattttgtaattgacttcattattattttttgaaattaatgaatatttttattttaattattttaaattcatatgaacactctattttatttttaatttaaaattatataaaatgaataatttaattcaaaaaaatatatttctaaaaataaaacttcAAGCAACTAGTTGtgaaaacaactaaaaatcataaaatctagtttttagttttttcacAAACAACTGAAAATCAGCAACAAAATGAAAAACTGATAATATAAGGGGTTGTTTGGTATCATAGTAAAAAATTAGATGAAtgaaaactagaaacaaaaattaaaaaccaaaaacagaaactaaaaactaaaaactagcaacttgtttggttaacttttataaaactaatacaaattaaaagcttaattaaaaaaaaatgcttattttcatctttaaatcaaaatattattaaataataaaattacgaataatacacattaaaaaattattataataaaaataaaatttactataattattttacttaattgttctactttcaaaacttactttatattaaaaattttattaaacataacaattgaaaaatagcaaaagtattttgtaattgactttattacgattttttaaatttatgtatatttttattttaattatatttaaattcacatgATCATTTAAGTGATTTcgatttaaaagtgtataaaaatgaataatttaatccaaaaaaaaattatttcaaaatattaaaatttctgacaagtagttgtcaaaacaactaaaaaattataaaatctgaCTTTTAATTTTTTGACAAACAGCAAACGAAATTGCAATAGAAGCAAAAAACTGACAACAGAAACAAACGCacttttataatatattttttcactatggagaaatagaaacagaaaatagcaacgataccaaacaaatcctaaacaaacacatttttataatctatATCTCTACTgtgtaaaaacaaaaaatataaaacaagCCCTAAACATCTTACATAACCTGCCCAACTACATTTAATAAAGGCTCATAACTTGCATTTGACAAACAACCATTAGGGCACACTTCATGTTCACCGCTACCACCTTCAACCTGTTCATAGATTTTGGAGAAtcagttgtgtgtgtgtgtgagagagagagagcacatgCACAAGGTATTCTCCAAAGATGAAGTCCAACCATGTCTGTCAACCTTCATAAAGGCAGGTAGTGAAACATTTTCCCTCATATATGGGTATAATAGCAAGAAACATTAAAGTTAATAACTCAACTACTCAGGAAAAAAAAccccccccggggggggggggggggggggggggggggggggggtgggtttgGTGGTGGTGGTTACCCCACGTGTTTGGGGAAAAGAATGGAGGGGAAGGCTCTTATAATTTTTCCTAAGAAGTTGTTTAGTTGCATTATTCAGTATAATTTGAGAACTATTGGAAGTTCTATTcttattttcctcaaaattttaCAATAATTCTTGAAGCATCCAtcaacaaatttaaattcaaagagTAAACAGCTGAAGGTCTAAACTCCTTTCAGGTGCCGCTGCAATGACATTCTGAGACACTCTCATGATGATCAAAGTGGAAGGACAGTCTCAAGAGACTTGCATTACATCTTTTACCCAGAAAAGAACGGAAGGAGACTGAAATAAGAAATTTGAAATTACCATGCGGCAAACCATTTGCCATTTGTTTGAAGAGCAAAAGCTTTTCAACTCAAACAAACTTCCTGCATTGGTTTCTGCAGATCATATATTTCCCCACAGAGTTATGTTGAGATTCTATCAACACTGCAGTGTGTTTCACTGGGACTCACAATGGGTCAAGAAGCTGCTTGGAGAACACTACAGCAGCAAGAGAAGATGTACAAATGAGGGAAAGAGGCATCTGCGTTTTTCAGTAGCTGCAAATAGTGCTGAGAGGTCGACTGAATCACttcgacatagagttggtaggCAAAAGTTATCAGGAAATACTTGTTCAAGAAACAAAGGAATGAATTTTTTCAAGAGGGACTTGCGGTTGTGTTTGGAAGTATGGATTTTAAGTTTTGAATGTGGATTTGTGAGTATTTGGATAAAACTCACGctgcgtttgggagcatggatttcggaccttggatttggatttgggtggatttagacaaatttaaatataattttttattacattttattcaaattgaaTATAACTCCAAATCCAAagcctctccaaacatagggttaatATATTTCATTCACTTGTTCATCAAAAACAAAAGACTGCAGTTTTATACAGGTGGTTCTTTTTCCTGAGTGACCATTTCTTTTTGAAAACGTAGTATTTACAATATGCCTATGTCACCTTGTGGACAGAGAGGAATGCTAATTAAGGGCCTGTTCAGTCGTgtcattatttgaaattttaagaatGAATAATAAAATTGTTTTCAACAAGTGGACAAGGCCTAAGATTTTCTAAGGTAGTCCCTTCAAAATGGACCTGAAGTTTTAGGGGTCCCTTGAAAATCAAAAGTCCAAAACCTTAACAAGGCATCAACCTATTTCAGATAATGTAAAATTGGAATTCTATATGTGTTTGCACCAGGAATTTTGCACACCATGCATGAAAGAGGCTATTGTGTTGCAAGGGCTGATATGTCAGAACACAAAgcatagagagagaaaggaaactCGGCCGGTGAGGTTTTGGTTCATGGTGACAGGATTGAAGGAAGACTGCCCAGAGTCTGTGAGGTTAAGAAAAATCGGTTAGCGGAGACCATTGAATAAGTTTCTTCAGCTTGGGTGGGGAAGTAAAATTAATCCATGTGATGGAGTTAAAAGCATGTAGAAGGCCCTAGAAGAGATGGGGAATCAGTCAGAGACAGTGTGTACTGAGTCTACTGACTTGCAGCAAAGAGAGTTAAAGACCATGTCATAGATGCAGATAACTCTGGGAGAGAAGAAAGCAAACCAAATGGAGGTGCAGTCACAAAGAGGGAATGaggaagaaagagaaaagataaatGATGCTTGGATACAATTTGGTTGCCAATTCAACTAGTTTGCCGAGAATCTGTACTTTTcagaacaaataaaatataaaaaacctAAGATTGTCAATAAAATATCACTTATGAAATAATTCTCAGAAGAATATGAAAGccgttagattaccactttacctttAAAGTTTAGGCTATTAgattgtggaccaacaatgtatatcaagctttaacactcccctgcatgtGCAGCCAGATAGCATGAGGAGAAATAAACAAACAACAAATAACGCCGATGCAAGGAATGCAATAATTTCTAAACATTGTACAACAAACGCAGGCAACAAAGACTAAAACCCAGGACCTCCTGATAACCAACTTTgacaccatgttagattaccGCTTTACCTAGAaagcttaaactattaggttacttgtgggccaacaatgtatatcaagctttaacactcccccgcacggaCAGCCGGGTAGCACGAGAagaaataaacaaacaaaaaataacaCAATGCAGGGAATGCATTTATTTCTAAACACCATACAACaaatgcgggcaacaagactaaaaCCCAAGACCACTTGATAACCAACTTTgacaccatgttagattaccGCTTTACCTAAAAAGCTTAAACTATTaaattgtgggccaacaatgtatatcaagctttaaccaAACCAAAGTTTCAAAAATATCCAGGCTTTATCCCCAAAATTTGTATTGAAAGAAGAAAAACATACTATACAGTAGCAAGACATTCTCAAATGTCATCTAACAACCCCAGATTAGTATCAAAACCTTAAAAGGGAAAGCGAAAACAACTAATGAGAAAATTGGTCCCTATCCAACATCcagtaaaaaaattaaattaaattaaattgatttaattctatcACACAACaaacataaaatttatgtttGCCAAACAAAAATTAACATGAATACCTTAAAATGGAAATAGAAAGAACCAATGAGAATATTAGTGGTCTCTCCAACATCAAGTAAAAAAATCAAATTAGTTTAATTCTTTCACGCAGCACATAAAATTAACAGGGTAAAAATAAAAACCACAAAATTCTAACATGCAACCGTGAACAGCATTCAAAATATAATCAATCTAAGAATTTCTCAAAATACCAGAATTCCTAACGtctcgtgtgtgtgtgtgtgtgtgtgtgtgtgtgtgagagagagagagagagagagagaagataggATTACCTGAGAACATGCCGATGGAGGTGCTGGCAAGTTTATACTTCACAGTAAAATGGGAAAAGCTGAAACCACAGAGATCTTATTCCCCAACTACACAAAACGTGCGCTGGTGCTTGAAAGATGATTGGGTGCTACTTTTAAGGAGAAGCACATCATGCTGCTGCTTCCAGTAGTTGCGCTTGGGTGCTTTAGGTTACAAGAAGGATTGAGATCAACTTTCCTAATAACAGTTCTAGCAAATTATGCACATAGCAACTGAACATATCCCACCCATCCTTTGTTCTTAAACTCCCATTTTATGCACTGATCTTTCAACGGCAATTGGAAAAGTAAGCATATCACTTGTCATTATTAATGAAAAAAGTAGGATTTTTACATTCATCATTAAAGTACAGTAGTAGCTTATATGAACTGGAGCACATGACAGCtacaattaaaatgaaaaattaagaCAACAGATCAAGAAACAAACTGATTAGTCACCGCCCTAACAACACCACACGATCCTTTTGTATTGCCTGGGTAAGGTTGATATCAAATAGCTCGCAGCGTATTGGCATCTCCATTTCATAGAAGGGGTTCTTTAAAACATAATCTGTGTACAGTTCATATATAAGTTTCAAGAGACCCTCCATGTGCTGTGTTCCAGGCTCAGAGACCGCAAAGAACTTTGTCCCTGCAAGGACAAACCACAATCTataacttaaaaaaataaaataaaaataataacctTTAAAAAGCATTTGGATACAAACATAAGTGAAATTTCCTAGAAACTCCAAATTCCCAAGGACAGGACCATATACTTTAAGTAGAGAGCAGGCAAGGTACAGCAATGAAGGGTTCAAAAAGGAACATaatcttaatttttaaattttacatctTTCCCATGTTTGTGTATCATATATTCATACCTGCCACTTTTCAGaagataataaaatttaaaaaaatggaaatagaTTTCAACATGAAGTGCCGTCACTGTTATGTGTTGGAAACCTTAGAGAAGTCTCAAAACTTCTCAAAATTATCCATTCTAATAGGTATTATTTAAAAGTTATCTCCTTCCATAAAGATGCCTATTCGTAATAGGTGCCTTCCAAGAGATGTCTCCTTTAATGAAAGGGTATTTGTATCTATAAGGACATAGTGCCACACAAGAATATATGCATAACCTCATCTCCTCTCATCTTCTTATCTACAAtattgattttatattttatcctATTTACATTTGGGCATCTATCTGGACTGTTCAGTCCATCTCTCTGTCAATGTACCAATAGAACGAGAATATGAGACTACTGCAAGTGAACCTAGCTTTTATCTTGGACATGGTATTGCTTGTCGATATCACCCGCACATAGGAAGGTAATACCATATTTAGGACAACGGTTATCCAGTGACTCAAGAGCCAGCTCGCACTATTTTAATGTAATTTTTTCACTTATTTAGATATGCTATTTTGTTGATTCCATTGCATATAAAAGGACAGATTAATCTACACATATTCTTTTCAACATAATGTTCTTCCCATCACAGAAAACACTAAAACTGAAGAATTGGTCATCCTTAGAATTATACAAGCGGTTTGCCATTGATGGCAGCTAAGCATAGTGTAAATTTGAAGGTTGAGCACTTGACTATGGGAGTACCAGAGAAGATAATGATACCCACTTGTGCTTTACAATTGTGGCAAATCTAGTCATAGTTTAGAGTTGTGCCACTTGTTGTTGAAATACCGAATAGAGCCATTTTAGAATGTCTCATTGCAGTTAACATTTATGCCAATTGCTCCATTCTTTGTAGTACAAATATTTTGCAAGCTCTACAAACAGATTGATGACTCCATTGTCATAATCAATAAAGGCACAACCATAAGAGAGGAGGATTGTTTCACTGCAGGATGGACTACCAGCAACCAAGTATTATCGGTCACAGTTGCTACCTTTTATAATCTTTTTAAACTCCTCCCATCCATCCAACTACAGAAGTTATATCCTTGCAGCCCAACCAAGTTAAGGATACCAGTGATTTCCACTCTTGATTTCCCTGCAGATTAAGCTTCATGTTTTTCTAGAAACAATAATACTTTCTACTGAAATGATTTGACAGGGAGATAAGAGTtaacatattttaaattgaaaatattctaaaaatatttttagactttttttttttttttttttttgaaagaaggTCTCAAAATGGAAATCAATAATTGAGGTCACTACAGGACCTACTATACTCAATGAAGGCAAATAATATACGCAAAAGTTGCAGTCAATTATTTAAATGTTATCAAAACACCAAATCAATCCAAGCTTGAATCTGTTCATTTGAAATTTGAGTTCTTCTACTTTATGTTTATTTacttatttcttttttcttatttctacTCATTATTGTCACTTTATTCTTTTATCTTACACTCATTAAGGTTTTGTTTGGATAAAAAATTTGTTTGggagaaggaaaggaaaagaaaacaagAAGGAAAGACATTTTCCATTATACTCTGTAtcaaatattattcaaaataaaaattagttcTAATATGtttaaaagttaagaaaaattaaatattaatcatGAGTAAAGTTAAAATTCGTTCTTTGAGTTGTTATATGTTCATTTTCTTTcccactttccttgataaccaaacacaAAAAATCAGATTCcttctcattttcttttcctttccctaaTCCTCTCCAAGTTTCAAACAGGCCCTTAGTGCTATTGtaagattttgataaaatgccATAAGTCATTATTTTGTTATGAAAATAATCTATATTTTCATTTGTcataatgaattttaaaaacataaatatgaaTTCTACAAGGCTCCAAAAATTATGATGATCATGAAATGATTCTAATGAGACTTATGCTACATTTGTTCATAACATAAATATTCACAAAAGTCATATTTCTAAGTTCACAGCAGTCATTTCATTTGACTCCATTAATTTAACCACACAATCAAGCAACCTTGAAACAGTACCCAGTCAACGAAATATTAACATAATGCTGCATTTAGTAATCAGTAATTTAAAACCACTCCTtctaaatttttcaatacttgaaGCTCAATAATACCACAACCTGCCCTAAATCAAGCCTAACCAGAAATTTTCTCTGATTTTCCTCAtttttctcagcaaccaaacaaaGGGTTTTAAAATAGAATACCCATAACAACAAACAACATataattcaaaatttattttaatttttcccaaTTCTCTCAGCAACCACGTGGGTGCCTAAAAATTAGAATTCCGAATGCTTAAATTACCAGTAAGAGGCTGGAAGCAGTGGAGATCGAACGTATCAGCTTCGAGGAGTTCGATGCCTGAGCAGCCGACGACCGGCGATAGCTGCTGCGAGATCGCGTGCATCGAGTGCCACAGGCTCGCCAAACGCAAGCTATCGTTCGTGTCCATGCGCCCCGCTGAACCATAGTCCTAgatttttctcccaaaaaaaaaaacacacggGCTGCTATCAGATCGCTATGCAATATTGATCGAAACTGGAATTGGGTCTGTTTGGTGCGAAGGAAAATATGATTCCTAGGATAATACGGACCAGAATTCTCTCAGGTAAGAGATGATTCTACCTTGTGAAAGATCAAACCTCCCGACTTGTTGATGATATAGAGGCTGTAAATTGCAGCCATTGATACTCTTGGGGATCCAAAAAGCACAGCGCGATCTGAGCTTGGAGCTAAGATTTGTGAGCCTTAGGTTGAACTGTTGAAGAAGTTGCCGCAGTGCTGTGTAGAACAAGAATTTCCAAGATCAAGTTAATGGGATCCGACCCGAGAGCCCGAGACCCGACCCATAACTCATAAAATAATGATTTGATTaagtttttttcccattttattattattttataataaaatattaaataatactctgttTAGAATTTTCCAGtctaatgcttacgtaatctcatAGTTTGGTCCTATGAGATTTGCAAGGCCAGGCAAATTGGGTGTCGACACTTGTTAAGGCAAATCTCACAGGACCAAACTACAAGATTTGCTTGGGAAATGGAACTATTGCTCGGTGTTTGACGCGTGACAAATCTCGTAATTTGGTCCTGCGAGTTCAACAACCCTTTCTCCTTCAATTTTCTTCGCAAACTAAGGGCAGCAGAGAGACCAGAGAGGAGGAGACTACAGAGCAGAGGGCAAAGTGCAGAGGCCGTCTGATTTGTAGGTGACCGTTGCTCGTCGACCTGTTGCTCATGAACGTTGAGGAGGAGGATATAAAAATGGGAGATGGGGTAAGTTCAATGAAACATGTTTGCtcatttgttttgaaatttaaattcatatttctGATTGAAAAAATTGTTAGTTTGATTGATAAAATCGTTAGTGTGACTCATAAATTACTACATAGCACCTTCAATTTGTTTATTGAAGGCATTGTTTGtgaaaactaaggtatagtcccaagagggggtgaattgggtttataaaagtttcttttaaatttttttctaaattcactaccttttgtaagtttcttaatcacacaagaatgatttgatttttaatgcttaattaagccaatcacaatccacactcaatcaaTGAATTGGTCAAATACAAACTCATGATTTTTAATGTGatactttcaacaatgtcaaacaatacccaatcaaccaaccaatttaCCAATCACAAGTTATTTAACCAATATTTTTGTAGCAGCACTTTCAACAATTTAGCGTATGAATAACTCAaggtagagtttgataaaagccctgttgtaatgacccaaagaataatgatatttaaatattaaagagagaggaactTGGGAATATAAAATAGGGCAGCaatagacctcgtcgacgaacacttcgcgttcatcgacgacgtaGCATAt
It contains:
- the LOC131153388 gene encoding uncharacterized protein LOC131153388, with product MAAIYSLYIINKSGGLIFHKDYGSAGRMDTNDSLRLASLWHSMHAISQQLSPVVGCSGIELLEADTFDLHCFQPLTGTKFFAVSEPGTQHMEGLLKLIYELYTDYVLKNPFYEMEMPIRCELFDINLTQAIQKDRVVLLGR